Proteins found in one Methanospirillum hungatei JF-1 genomic segment:
- a CDS encoding AAA family ATPase — MKIAVTGKGGVGKTFIAGTLAGQYAAAGNKTIAIDADTSPNLALTLGMTEADLEKIIPIAENTSIIEEKTKTDYPGVFKLIFTVDDIIKNQSVQTPCGVSLLVMGTVQSMGSGCACPAYSVIRNLIGHLITESDEVIILDMEAGIEHLGRGTAEHVDVMLIVTDAHQASLVTAERIARLAREGGIPRIALVANRVRGEESSTRISDMASPLHIPVATVIPYDEEILDAGVRGLSPVHLDTPATRAITDLLNWIEGTRKS; from the coding sequence GACATTCATTGCCGGAACTCTTGCCGGTCAGTATGCTGCTGCGGGGAACAAAACGATAGCTATCGATGCTGACACATCCCCAAACCTTGCTCTGACACTCGGCATGACCGAAGCTGATCTTGAGAAGATTATACCCATTGCAGAAAATACATCCATCATCGAGGAAAAGACCAAAACTGATTACCCGGGAGTTTTTAAATTAATCTTTACCGTTGATGATATCATCAAAAACCAGTCAGTTCAGACACCTTGCGGGGTATCCCTCCTGGTTATGGGAACGGTCCAGTCGATGGGGTCAGGGTGTGCCTGTCCGGCTTATAGTGTCATCAGAAATCTTATCGGCCATCTGATAACCGAATCTGACGAGGTCATCATCCTTGACATGGAGGCAGGAATTGAGCATCTGGGAAGAGGCACGGCTGAACATGTTGATGTGATGCTCATCGTCACCGATGCACATCAGGCATCCCTGGTTACAGCGGAGCGGATTGCACGACTGGCCAGGGAAGGAGGCATCCCACGAATTGCTCTCGTCGCAAACCGGGTCAGGGGAGAGGAATCATCCACCCGGATTTCAGATATGGCATCACCTCTCCATATACCAGTTGCTACAGTCATTCCCTATGATGAAGAGATTCTTGATGCCGGAGTCAGGGGATTGTCACCGGTCCACCTGGATACACCGGCAACAAGGGCAATAACTGACTTATTAAACTGGATTGAAGGAACAAGAAAATCATGA